The following proteins come from a genomic window of Candidatus Krumholzibacteriia bacterium:
- the sufD gene encoding Fe-S cluster assembly protein SufD — MLGTSEALDAITARFAAIERLTAANGSSWFEPRRRQAMERFVALGWPTPRQEAWRYFDLTPLRRTAFHYVRDTERSHIGHEALAPFQVHCLPGAQLVFVDGYFEPALSTARNVPAGVVAGDLASALGARRPLLEAHLAQHAAFESQPFVALNTALLHDGACVVLPRGVAMRDPIHLLWLSTASQGPIVSHPRTILILEPQAELTLVEDYVSLGTESHFTNPVTEIVLGDGAVLDYYKLQRESRSAYHVGAIEVHQSRDSSFHSTSIAFGGSRTRNDLRCLLDGEGASCRLHGLNVIADAQLVDDHTSIVHARPHCTSHEIYKTILDGAAQGVFNGAVFVAKDAQKTNSRQENRNLVLSKEALMNTKPELQIHADDVKCSHGATVGELEADALFYLRARGIDTKTARRILTYAFANDVLERIRLEPLRKTVESDLFHFIPVGQEADAPC, encoded by the coding sequence ATGCTCGGAACGAGCGAGGCACTGGACGCTATCACGGCGCGCTTCGCCGCGATCGAGCGCCTGACGGCGGCGAACGGCAGCTCCTGGTTCGAGCCGCGCCGGCGCCAGGCCATGGAGCGCTTCGTGGCCCTGGGCTGGCCGACACCGCGGCAAGAGGCCTGGCGTTACTTCGACCTGACGCCGCTGCGGCGCACGGCCTTCCACTACGTCCGGGACACGGAGCGCAGCCACATCGGGCACGAGGCGCTCGCGCCCTTCCAGGTGCACTGTCTCCCGGGGGCGCAGCTGGTGTTCGTGGACGGCTATTTCGAGCCCGCCCTGTCCACGGCCCGGAACGTGCCGGCAGGCGTCGTGGCCGGGGACCTGGCGTCGGCGCTGGGCGCGCGCCGCCCGCTCCTGGAAGCCCATCTGGCGCAGCACGCCGCCTTCGAGTCCCAGCCCTTCGTGGCGCTCAACACGGCGCTGCTCCACGATGGCGCCTGCGTGGTCCTGCCCCGGGGCGTCGCCATGCGCGATCCGATCCACCTGCTCTGGCTCTCCACCGCGTCGCAGGGGCCGATCGTGTCGCACCCGCGCACCATCTTGATCCTGGAGCCGCAAGCCGAGCTGACCTTGGTGGAGGATTACGTTTCCCTGGGGACGGAGTCCCACTTCACCAACCCGGTCACGGAGATCGTCCTGGGTGACGGGGCCGTGCTCGACTACTACAAGCTGCAGCGCGAGAGCCGGAGCGCCTACCATGTCGGCGCCATCGAGGTGCACCAGTCTCGGGACAGCAGCTTCCATTCCACCTCCATCGCCTTCGGTGGCAGCCGGACGCGCAACGACCTGCGTTGCCTCCTGGACGGCGAAGGGGCCAGCTGCAGGCTGCACGGCCTCAACGTCATCGCCGATGCGCAGCTCGTCGACGACCACACCAGCATCGTGCATGCGCGGCCACACTGCACCAGCCACGAGATCTACAAGACGATCCTGGACGGCGCCGCCCAAGGGGTGTTCAACGGCGCGGTGTTCGTGGCCAAGGACGCGCAGAAGACGAATTCCCGTCAGGAGAACCGCAACCTGGTGCTCTCCAAGGAAGCGCTGATGAACACCAAGCCGGAGCTGCAGATCCACGCCGACGACGTCAAGTGCAGCCATGGCGCCACGGTGGGCGAGCTGGAAGCGGACGCGCTCTTCTACCTGCGGGCCCGCGGCATCGACACCAAGACGGCCCGGCGCATCCTGACCTACGCCTTCGCCAACGACGTGCTGGAACGGATCCGCCTGGAGCCGCTGCGCAAGACCGTGGAGTCCGATCTCTTCCACTTCATCCCCGTGGGGCAGGAAGCCGATGCCCCCTGCTGA
- a CDS encoding cysteine desulfurase: protein MSTKLQTAYDVNRIRADFPILQLQVRGKPLVYLDNAATTQKPRSVIEALSRYYSEGNANIHRGVHFLSEHATAAYEAVRAQAAGFLGAADPAEIIFVRGTTEAINLVAQAYGRTTFARGDEIVVTTMEHHSNIVPWQLLCEQTGAVLRVAPIDDQGEVLLEEYAKLLGPRTRLVAVAHVSNALGTINPVREMTTLAKRHGAIVLVDGAQAAAHLKIEVRALGCDFYTLSGHKMFGPTGIGCLWGRRALLEAMPPYQGGGDMIASVSFEKTTFNHLPHKFEAGTPHIAGVIGLGAAMSYLQNVGLEAIGAHEEDLRQYAMERLGSIRGLRFIGTARHKAAVVGFTLEGVHPHDVGTILDQEGVAVRAGHHCAQPLMERFGVPATVRASFALYNTRAEVDALARALHQVQEIFHC, encoded by the coding sequence ATGTCGACGAAGCTACAGACCGCGTACGACGTGAACCGGATCCGCGCCGATTTCCCCATCCTGCAGCTGCAGGTGCGCGGCAAGCCGCTGGTCTATCTGGACAACGCCGCGACTACGCAGAAGCCGCGGTCCGTCATCGAAGCGCTGAGCCGCTACTACAGCGAGGGCAACGCCAACATCCACCGCGGCGTGCACTTCTTGAGCGAGCACGCCACCGCGGCCTACGAGGCGGTGCGGGCCCAGGCGGCCGGCTTCCTGGGGGCCGCAGACCCGGCGGAGATCATCTTCGTCCGCGGTACCACGGAAGCCATCAACTTGGTGGCGCAAGCCTACGGGCGGACGACCTTCGCGCGCGGCGACGAGATCGTCGTCACCACCATGGAGCACCACTCGAACATCGTGCCCTGGCAGCTCCTCTGCGAACAGACGGGCGCGGTGCTGCGCGTCGCCCCCATCGACGACCAGGGCGAGGTCCTCCTGGAGGAGTACGCCAAGCTCCTCGGGCCGCGCACGCGTCTCGTGGCGGTGGCGCACGTCTCCAACGCCCTCGGCACGATCAACCCGGTGCGCGAGATGACCACCCTCGCCAAGCGCCACGGCGCCATCGTGCTCGTCGATGGCGCCCAGGCGGCGGCGCACCTGAAGATCGAGGTGCGTGCCTTGGGCTGCGACTTCTACACCCTCTCGGGGCACAAGATGTTCGGCCCCACCGGCATCGGTTGCCTGTGGGGGCGGCGGGCGTTGCTGGAGGCCATGCCGCCCTACCAGGGCGGCGGCGACATGATCGCCTCGGTGAGCTTCGAGAAGACGACGTTCAACCACCTGCCGCACAAGTTCGAGGCCGGGACTCCCCACATCGCCGGCGTCATCGGTCTCGGAGCAGCGATGTCGTACTTGCAGAATGTCGGCCTGGAGGCGATCGGGGCCCATGAGGAGGACCTGCGTCAGTACGCCATGGAACGCCTGGGCAGCATCCGCGGCTTGCGCTTCATCGGCACCGCACGGCACAAGGCAGCGGTCGTCGGCTTCACGCTGGAAGGCGTGCATCCCCACGACGTGGGCACGATCCTCGATCAGGAGGGGGTGGCAGTGCGCGCCGGACACCACTGCGCCCAGCCGCTGATGGAGCGTTTCGGTGTGCCCGCCACGGTGCGGGCCTCCTTTGCCCTGTACAACACCCGTGCCGAGGTGGACGCGCTCGCCCGCGCCTTGCAC
- the sufC gene encoding Fe-S cluster assembly ATPase SufC → MRKPLLHIRGLNVEAGGNPILTGIDLDLYPGEVHAVMGPNGSGKSTLAHVLAGRDGYVVTAGEVLYDGKPLLDLEPEMRARNGLFLAFQYPVEIPGVNNTYFLKAAVNAVRKHRGLPELDAMDFLALVREKMKLLEADDTLLGRPVNEGFSGGEKKRNEILQMAVLEPRLAILDETDSGLDIDALRIVARGIDSMRSPERTILVVTHYQRLLNYIVPDYVHVLSKGRIVKSGGKDLALELEEKGYSWVDEAVTEGA, encoded by the coding sequence ATGCGGAAACCACTGCTGCACATCCGCGGTCTCAACGTCGAGGCCGGCGGCAATCCCATCCTGACCGGCATCGACCTGGACCTGTACCCGGGCGAGGTGCACGCGGTCATGGGGCCCAACGGCTCGGGGAAGAGCACCTTGGCCCACGTCCTGGCCGGGCGCGACGGGTACGTCGTCACCGCCGGAGAAGTGCTCTACGACGGCAAGCCCTTGCTCGATCTGGAACCGGAGATGCGCGCCCGCAACGGCTTGTTCCTCGCCTTCCAGTATCCGGTCGAGATCCCCGGGGTCAACAACACCTACTTCCTCAAGGCCGCAGTCAACGCGGTGCGCAAGCATCGCGGCCTCCCCGAGCTGGACGCCATGGACTTCCTGGCGCTGGTGCGGGAGAAGATGAAGCTGCTCGAGGCTGACGATACCCTCCTCGGCCGCCCGGTGAACGAAGGCTTCTCCGGGGGCGAGAAGAAACGCAACGAAATCCTACAAATGGCCGTGCTCGAGCCACGGCTGGCGATCCTGGACGAGACCGATTCGGGTCTGGACATCGACGCCCTGCGGATCGTGGCCCGGGGGATCGACTCCATGCGCAGCCCCGAGCGCACCATCCTGGTGGTGACGCACTACCAGCGGCTGCTCAACTACATCGTTCCCGACTACGTGCACGTCCTCTCCAAGGGCCGCATCGTGAAGTCCGGCGGCAAGGACCTGGCCCTCGAGCTCGAGGAGAAAGGCTACTCCTGGGTCGACGAAGCAGTCACCGAGGGGGCTTAG